GGAGTAAAAGGCGTCACAGTGACTGAGGTCAAGGGCTTTGGACGTCAAAAAGGCCACACTGAGCTGTATCGTGGGGCTGAGTATGTGGTAGATTTTTTACCAAAAGTAAAAGTAGAAGTGGCAGTAACAGATGAAATGGTAGAGCCTGCAATTGAAGCCATTACTCGCATTGCCAGCACTGGCAAAATTGGTGACGGTAAAATCTTTATCTCTCCACTTGAACAAGTCATTCGCATCCGTACTGGCGAAACTGGTCCTGACGCTATCTAAATCAGCTTTGTCGTCATGACTTAGCGCTCAGCTGTCACTGATTAAGATCAAGAACTTAACGCTGACCATATGAGCACACGCCAATCGGCATTGCATTCCAAGGGGGAACACATGCAAAACCAGATCTTTGAGCTTCAATACGCACTCGACACCTTTTATTTCCTAATTTGTGGCGCCTTAGTCATGTGGATGGCAGCTGGCTTTGCCATGCTTGAAGCAGGTTTGGTTCGCTCTAAAAATACCACAGAAATCCTCACCAAAAATATTGGTCTTTTCGCCATTGCCTGTACCATGTATATGATCTGTGGCTATCAGTTTATGTATGGCGGCGGCTTCTTCTTAAGTGACATCGCTGGTAACGACACCTTGGTTGCTCAAGCGCTTGCCGATTCTGCTGAGAATGGCTTCGGTGGCGATTCTGTCTACTCAAAAGCCTCTGACTTTTTCTTCCAAGTGGTGTTTGTGGCAACTTGTATGTCGATTGTGTCAGGTGCGGTTGCTGAGCGTATGAAGCTGTGGGTGTTCTTTGCCTTTGCTGTGGTGATGACCGGACTGATTTATCCGATAGAGGGCAGCTGGACTTGGAATGGTCAATCGGTATTCGGTCTGTTCTCACTGGGTGAAGTGACTGACGCGGCGGGCAATGTGGTACGTGCTGGTTTTAGCGACTTTGCAGGCTCTGGTATTGTACATATGGCAGGCGCTTCTGCTGCTTTGGCCGGCGTATTATTGCTCGGGCCGCGTAAAGGCAAATATGGTAAAAACGGTGAAATCCGTGCTATTCCAGGTGCTAATTTACCGCTTGCTGCTTTAGGTACCTTTATTCTTTGGCTCGGCTGGTTTGGCTTCAATGGCGGCTCTGTGCTTAAGCTTGGCGATATCAATAGCGCACATACGGTTGCTATGGTATTTTTGAACACCAATGCGGCAGCTGCTGGCGGTGCATTGGGCGCCTTATTGTTAGCGCGTATCATCTTTGGCAAAGCCGATTTAACCATGTTGTTAAACGGTGCATTAGCCGGTCTGGTTGCCATTACTGCCGGCCCCGATACCCCAACTCCTCTACTGGCAACAGTATTTGGCTTTATCGCAGGTATGCTAGTGGTTTGCTCGATTCTAGCATTAGATAAGATGAAGATTGATGATCCGGTTGGTGCCATCTCGGTTCATGGCGTGGTCGGTCTGTTTGGTTTACTGATTGTGCCTATTACCAATGAAAACACTTCATTTGGCATGCAGCTTATGGGCGCCGCTACCATCTTCGTTTGGGTATTCGTGTGTAGCCTGATTGTTTGGAGTGTTCTAAAAGCCGTTGTTGGCCTACGCATCTCTAAAGAAGAAGAGTATGAAGGTGCAGACATC
Above is a window of Psychrobacter sp. FDAARGOS_221 DNA encoding:
- a CDS encoding ammonium transporter, which codes for MQNQIFELQYALDTFYFLICGALVMWMAAGFAMLEAGLVRSKNTTEILTKNIGLFAIACTMYMICGYQFMYGGGFFLSDIAGNDTLVAQALADSAENGFGGDSVYSKASDFFFQVVFVATCMSIVSGAVAERMKLWVFFAFAVVMTGLIYPIEGSWTWNGQSVFGLFSLGEVTDAAGNVVRAGFSDFAGSGIVHMAGASAALAGVLLLGPRKGKYGKNGEIRAIPGANLPLAALGTFILWLGWFGFNGGSVLKLGDINSAHTVAMVFLNTNAAAAGGALGALLLARIIFGKADLTMLLNGALAGLVAITAGPDTPTPLLATVFGFIAGMLVVCSILALDKMKIDDPVGAISVHGVVGLFGLLIVPITNENTSFGMQLMGAATIFVWVFVCSLIVWSVLKAVVGLRISKEEEYEGADISECGQEAYPEFVN
- a CDS encoding P-II family nitrogen regulator gives rise to the protein MKLITAVLKPFKLDDVREALSEIGVKGVTVTEVKGFGRQKGHTELYRGAEYVVDFLPKVKVEVAVTDEMVEPAIEAITRIASTGKIGDGKIFISPLEQVIRIRTGETGPDAI